GTGCACATTTAAagttttgtgtttgattattacatttgctaactACCAAATCAGTCGTGATGAGAAACGGCTATATCATGTAACGTAAATGTGGACGgatattaaaggtacaatttgtaaaatttttgcagtaaaatatccaaaaaccactaggctagtgttatatattttgtccagctgattactaacaatatctctaatgttttcaaatacctgtaaatcatgagaaaattcccattctaaacagtgacacggggcagtgcagtcgcctgtcaatgacgcagttacctttgttaccgcctttactgacgtagaaaccacatgacaacagtgccgtggacaaatgcggaagtagagtctagcgtccagcaaaccactagcttgcttcaagcagttccttatttacttcttgcacgttttatggtggattgtgttaattatttatggaacatagttactgtttaccatctgccgctggttctgtcgacaagtaaagctcccgtaaactcatgaccggaaaagcggaagcggcgccggcgactgtgtcataataaaagtcccgctgctcgtgaggcgtgtgttgatcaatcgctccagctcctcgttcagctcccgcaacactcggtcccgctctgcttcatactacagtaacattaataatcgcatccacgaacatgagttcttccagactccaatccctattcttttgcaccgtccgttgagatggagaccacatgtcccaagtttccactctaaaactttacgtcatcaaactacgcctttgttttgaataggcttctagcgacctctagcggaaacaaatatcacaaattgtacctttaacgcGTGTGACAAACGCTTGATCAAAGTTTATTCGTTTCTGTTATTAGTAATCAGTTAGATGACCAATAGCTTTGCTATTGCCTGATTCATGATAataatctgtacaatattgtgatcTGAGCACATGTCGTTACCTAACGTTATATCTATAAGCTAACACCGGTCTCTGTCCTGTTCTCCACTGCTTCtcctcacacaacagctcaatttGTCTCTTTTGACCGTTAATCTGTCTAATTCTGGCCTGTCCCTGCTCTCTTGACCACATAGCAGGCTAATTGTATGGCTGTGATTAGTTATACGAGtataaataagcatttacaAATTTCCTCAGCGTCCGAACTGTCATTGCGATCCATTGTTTTCCTATAGTTTATATTGATCGCGCTCCCTTCAATGACGTCACGTCCGATTTGGCATTTTTCAGATGCGGAAGTAAAATTCTCTCACAAAAAACGACTCCAGAAGCCTATGTAGCGTATTTATGCGTGTTTTTTCAAGaaatttcatacattatttttctatacattGATTGAATCACTAAAGCTgtaacctgcaatatgccctttaaaaaacaaaactgcatgcattttgcggaagaacattgttttggttgtgctttggcTCTGTGGGACTGTGTGGTTGACTATACCCATTAATAGTCATggtacttccttgaaaataaattccagcacagctATAATGAAATGGCCCTTTACAATAgttaatgctttacaatgaactctgttagacagctacatatggcaatttatgttcagtaaaaattgaataaaaatcCATCTCCAAGTCGCTTCTACAAAATGTCAGATCCCTCTGTTCTCGCCATCTCTGAAAACCCAAgcccaatgttgattcttgttttattacgactTACAAGTTCCGTCACGTTCTCTTTACAAGCACTCTCATCTGTTCagcatttctttcatttcatttctttcttttttttttttttttttttgtaaatggcCGATTTCCTAGAGGTTCGAGATTTAGTGTGCTCCATGTCAACCATTTTCACTCATTGTGACAGCTAACCTATGCCATTCCCACGCCATACATGAAAAACCATCCCgtcaggtctaaaatataaattctcataacaggcttaccatagtgaatcagggtaagacaaaaatatgttttggaagattgatgatgtattgactcgtttaaattttgttaattttgaagaaaaaaaaaaaatgtaaatttcaaTACATATTTGCTTATAATATTTGCTTTTCAGATCATCTCCACGCCCATTGAAGTAGCCATTGAGGACATGCAGAAAAAGACACAGGAACTGGCCTTTGCCACACATCAGGACCCATCTGATGCCAAAATGCTGCAGATGGTTCTGCAGGGGTCTGTTGGCACCACTGTTAACCAGGTGACTCCTTGAACCTATTCAGTTAATAATACATAACCAATATCATTGTCATTATCTTCTGGATTAATATATCGCATTGCCATGTAGTAGTGCTATTTATTTGATGAATGTAGTTACTTAAAATGAGATCTGAAGTCTTTCATTCTTGAAGtatttatttcttattatttgtTTGGAACCTGATGGACATTAACTAAAACATTATtcacaacaaattaattaacaataatattagtgttttagttgtttttgtCTCATATGTCTATTAGTGCACAGCCAAGTATCAGTGCAAATTCGAATGTTTCTAACCAATGCATGTATTGTATTTCTCTTCAGGGCCCTCTCGAGGTGGCCCAGGTGTTTCTGTCTGAGATCCCAAGCGATCCTAAACTCTACAGGCACCATAATAAACTACGACTGTGCTTCAAAGACTTCACCAAGAGGTTTGATTCCAGATGCTCAAACACTACATTTGCATGGACTGCAGTAGTCCAACTACTGACCCAAGTATTCCAATATATTAAAGACATGTATACGTGTAATTGAACCTTTTGTATCACATCAATCAAGAAATACAGCATagtacagtgcacagcataaatgagtacaccccctctgaacaaatacaaaagatgtattttctttatgaacactaatacaattcatggaaagatggcaaaactttaactgtattaaacatatacataataaaaactgagaaatatttcattaatagccataaaattaaattaaggattgcagaaatgatttaattcaacaaatgtataatattctagtatgccctccataattttgaatatactgctctgacccttcttggcacagagtgtacaagttcatgacaaattgtcacatctgtcctgtttaactctggatgatgagctccttaaatgccctgatctttaatggggagtgttgctcaactcgtctctatagaatcccccacaggtgctcaagagtgttaagattgagtgcaatacatgtccacagaaggtttttcaccttgggagaatgcatatacacattgtcatgttggaaaaatgcccaacaatgcagggaatgaggaaagggtaacatcttgtgtttcaagtttgtgtattaaattacacagtggtgtgggaattcatgacggcattgataaagcacaactccctcacacctcAAGCACTCGTACATACATACaagagtattgattcccagaatctatattttgtaaatatgggctttggaaatggctaactgactttattgtgctttggctacagtaggtagttccagtgagaacaacaaccatgcatgtcatttctgcaggctgcacccttacagcttttgctggctctgagacactcgcttggtatttctcctgctttttgtctagcaaaaaatccctcatcaccaaatgaaagcttaaaatgaaggcctgattatttcaggggccttgtcacaagtccattgtttttgaatttctgtgttacttttgctatattttcacacttaaagcAATGATTTtttaatcctcttgtaccactgtcctcttttgtgctcagaaataagtctcctgacagttctctcaaaagtggttccattgttgtcagcattaagtgtgagaatgattcagtgggatatataacacttttaattgtcaagaaattacttctctttaaatgttttggttcaacatacttacctgttgatcaaacattgccttaaacttgcaccagaaaaattttatttcattttattcagtAACTTTTAGGTGGTTGTAgtcatttttgctacacaacattttatcaccttgataagaaaatcttattttcctgaataattttgacatgcttctttggtaattgattaagcagacttgctggaacattatatctctaaagaaccctaacatgtcttctaagtaattgagtaattgctgactttcagaagtttcagaggggtgtactcatttatgctgtgcactgtatgtAAATGGGATGATTACATGGTATACTATAGATGATGCCATGAAATTGAACAATTATCCTAAAAATAGCTGGATAATTGCAGTCCATGTAAGGTTATATGGATGATGAAATAAGacaaatatgttattttaattgttaaatGGTAATAATTGAATAATAGAAATTGTCTACATTCAATAACCTCCACAGGTGTGAAGATGCCCTTCGCAAAAATAAGagtctgattggtccagaccAGAAAGAGTATCAGAGGGAGCTAGAGAgaaactaccacagactgaaaGAAGCTCTGCAGCCTCTCATTAACAGGAAGATCCCACAACTCTACAAACCTGTGTTACAGGTCAACTCACACAGGTCAgacaatgaaaatgatgtcaaatGTATATTTCACCTTGATAAACTAGCTTACTGCAGAAACTTGGTTTACCGAACGATGTtgtctgaatgaatgaataacgGTGGGAGCTGCCCATTGCAGCTAGCAccttttaaaggaatagttcacaaaaatgaaaattctgtcatcatttactcatcctcaagttgttccaaacctgtaaacatttgtttgttctgctgaacacaaaggaagctATTTGAGGAATATGGcaaactgaacagttctggggcaccattgacttgtATAGTATTTGTTTTCTACTATAGAAGTCAGTGGTGCCCCAAAGCaacctggttacaaactttcttcaaaatatctgtgttcaacagaaaaaagaaatgtatacaggtttggaacaacttgaggttgagtaaatgatgaccaaattttcatttttggttgaactatccctttaagacttaATATTTTATCAATGGGCCATTAATTATTTAGTATTACACCAAGTCCACTTCACTGTATAGCTCACAACATTAGTTCAGAGTTTGTCGTATGAAAGCAAAATTGTCAATTAAATATCCATCAAATATTGCGGGATGAATGTGAATTGTGAATCAAAATCAAATTACAATCAGGAAATACCCTCATACCCAGTTCTGTTTAGTGAAATGTAAACGCGTATCTATCTTCAGGCCACATACTCATGTTACTCATAATGGAGTaacattatgagaaaaaagaaagCTGGGTGGTGGGTGTTTAGGATGCATTTAACCTCTTTTTTCCCCCGTTTTAACAAGCAGCAAAAGGACGGCTTGACAAGGTAGCCAAGTTGTTTTGAaaggatgcttttttttttaaattttgtgaCCATtaatttgactttaattttttctttcttctgtcatAACATTatgcatttctttttctttcagagATTCTTTTAGCAGAATGAGCCTTCGCAAGCTAGACGTGTGAAGACCTgaagaaatgaaaaacaaaacaaatgcaattttatttatttgtatatatcaAACTTCCTCACCACATCAGTGTTTCTGccataaagaagaaaaaaaaaaaaaaagataagtgTTAAGACGTTTGGTACATCATTCCAATTTTGTATTAGTTTACAAACTGGCCTGTTACATAAGAACTGATGGTGAATTTACATACAATGTGTCAAACCTATATTCAATTCCTGTGtgcactttttatttaatttttttttttttacttcatgtGTATTTTTAATAGTCATGGTACAATTTAAGAGTTTATTTAATCCTCATGGAAAAagcaaaaaagtgtttttgtttttttttcagcattatGTAGTTTTATGTACCTTTTGtttactttaaatattttactaaATAAACAACTCTAATAGTCATTCCAGTGTGGTGTTAAAGAAACTGTGCaccaaaagacatttttatatgcTGGTGTTTTAATATGGTAAATGAGAATCTACATAACCaatagaaaatatttcatttCTGCTCCCTCCTCAAATATACAACAGAATGCCATGTAGTAATAGAGATTCTCCATGAATTGTTTTTACTACTCATAGAGCTCTAACTGTAATGACAGGGCCAGCTCACAACATAGAAAAAGGAGAAAAGCTTCTTAGACTGGACTGAGGTATGGCTGAAAAACTAGAAAAATAGGTCACTTTATATCTGTGGTCATTTATAGGCAATTAATACACTCTGTACTTTCAATATCAACTACAGAACTAAATTTGATTCTGTGTGCAAATAATCAAATACTAGATCATAACTGCAGCAGGGAACAAAACATTGCCTGTGCCTTCTAGTATCAAAAATTAAGAGACTAATGTGAAATCTACTTTGGATTTGTAAGCTATTAATAATACCCTCCAAAAAAGGGATGTCAAAATGCAAATTCATACTTGAGTCAAAACCCAAAAAAGCAAGGATAattgaacttttaaaaaaaatataaaatatcagtGCACAAGAAAATCATTTTGTGCCATCCATTACAGCTTCTAGGGAATGTTTAAAAGTACAGGAAAACTGTCACATGCACTACTATAAGTGCCAAGGTGCGTTTGCATGAGGATCACAAAAGAGCACATGACAGACTCACTGAACAAGAGAAAAGAGCAAagtacaaaaacagtaatagaGAGGAAAAAGTGGCAACAAATGTCATGGCCTTGAAAGTTTTACATCAGCTTTCCACTGACACTTGTTACACAAACACATGTATAAACTATTAACACATCCTGACTTGCTTTTCCATTTACCTGCAGATGTACTTTCATAGTCCATGTCTTAACAGTAAAACTTCATAAACTGTGAGGAATTCCCATATCCAATCACCTATTTTTACTGAGAGACTCTCTTGTAGAAGAGCAGGTAGGGCGTAGAGGTGGAGCATGTCTCAGGAGAACAGGCTCGGAGGAAGTCCTCTTCTTCAAAGAGTCTTACTTCGGAGTCATCAAACAGCATCCACTTTCCCTCAAAGTCCAAAAGGTTTCGCAGAGCGAGGTCAAAACTCACCGGGGTCTCGTCGCCCATAGCATCAGCTCCCTCTTCCTCGTTCTCTTTCTTCACAGCGTTCTGAAGCAGAGTATTGCTGGCACGACTGGCCAGGCTGGGAGCTTTCTCTGGATTGGTTTGCTTGCTGTTGCTGAGCTCATAACTGGTGATGCTCCTCTGTCCCCCTAAAAGCCCAACACCCTCGGAGCACCTCTTTCCTCCTGCTTTGCTGGACATGCTTGTTGCGCCGGCTCTGGCCACATTGCGCCCCCTACTGGGCAAGCTGAAAGACACCTCACCATCGTCGTAATCTGTTTGAGGGGCCTCCTCTTTCTTCTGTTTCGTGTCTTCCTCTCGGTCTCGATCTTGCTCTTCATCCTGAGACTGAGGCCTGAGATTGGTTTGATGTAGATCCATCATGCGGATGTAAGTGGTGTAGTGACCGCTGCTGATGGTCACTCCGCTGTGCATGACCACGGCGAAGAGCTCGTAGTGATGGCTCTGGTCTGGGGAATCAGGCTGAGTGCACCACTCGTGCAGTGAAAGTTTGAGAGGGGTCTGCAGAGGTGTGTTCACCTTGGAAAGGCCAGCATAAGGGTCCATCCTGTTAAAAAGTGAAGAATTAATTTTATCGTACCAACTGCTCAATGTACATTGATGATAACTTTAACAAgactgaataaaatgtttttgttgtgtctactttgactttttttgctgtgtgttattttatttacttcttgTAAGCAAGCCTTAAGAGCAAGGTGACACTTTTTGTATGCATTGAGTCGTAAagtttacagtatttttttctgctgaaacaacaaaaaaaaaagaagtcaaaattggaattttttattttattttttgcttgtttttgatGTAACACACGAGAAAAGAAATGCAATGAGAGACTTCACTGTGCCCTTCAGGGCTTTGGTGGTTGAAAGAAAGGAACTAAGCTCTAAAATCAACACAGGATACATACTCTGAGCCATTGGCAGCAAAGCATTTCAGGTGGATTGTTATGACTTCTGGTGTTTTGTCAAACAGAAGACTTCTCTCAGCTTCAGTGTAGTGATGACAGGTCTCACAGAAATATTTATCTTCACCCACTATCCGCTCAACAGATGCAAATTGAGATATGGCCCACTTTAGTGTTTTCAGCTCAGGCTTGGGATCTGGAGAAACTGAAAAGGAAGGATACagttataaaaatatgaaatgttttaaccAGCATCAGAGAGTGTTGACTGAATGACACAAACACAGATGGATTTAAGTATTTTCAATGCACTCACTTTCAGAACTGGAGTCAGAGGAGCTGGTCTCGTCCTCTTGCACAGGTACGCTGATATCTTGAAAGTCCTCTCTCCTCTCTGTGAAACACTCACATTCCAGGCAACGTGTCCGCAGCACCAGCTGACCCTGGAACATCCACTTCAGCACATCCAGGCCTGATCGCTCTAATTATACAAGGCAATGTTTGTAGTTACTGATCAccaattattttttacaaaaagtgACATTTCATTGCAGctcttcaaaacatttttataaatttgtttatacatttttaaccaTAATTTTCCTCCCAACTGAAATGTCCAGCTCAAATGTACAGATGACTAATTTGTCAGTGAATAGTCCAGATTTCTGTTTTCAAAtaacatgtaaaataaatatttaaatgttgccATTTTTGTACATCATCTTTGCCATCCATCAattgtataatttaaaaaaaatctggatATGAGATAGCATTTTATCACAAAAGATAGTTACCTTCATTCTTTCCCAGACTCTGTTTAACTTCTTGAGTTCTGCTCTCATTCTCAGATGCTTCCTTTTCCTCCTTCTCTTGGGCACTACAATCTGATTTCTCCTTGGTTTCCCCTCTCCCTCCTACATGTGAAGTAATTCGTCCCATGCTGCGGAACTTCGAGAATATACTAGGCTGCTTCCCAGATGGTTTCAACCAGCCCAGCTTCCCTCTCCTTGTCCTCTTTCCCACCTCTTTGGGAGGACTATCATTCTTCTCTTCCTCTGTGGTGCTCCCTATGTCCTTCTCTTGCTCCTTTTCCTCTCGCTCTTCTGCTCCATTCCGGTGGTTAGTATCCGAACTCTCTGTGGATATGTCACTGGAGGACTTGCGTTTAGAGCGGGTCATAGGCATGTTTTCCTCATTTTTCTTTGACTTGCTTTGAGATTTTGGCTTCTTCTTGGCATTGCCTGCTTCTGTGTCACTCTTTCTCTTTCCACTCAGCTGACCGTCAGAGCTCCCATCATCCTCGTGGGTAGTCTCCCCCGTTCCATTGCTCATTGCGCTGTCCTTCTGGTTGTCCATTTGTTCTTTTTTGATAGTGTCGCATGCCTCCTGGATACTTGCAAGGATGCACTGCAGTACCTCCTGTGCATCATGTTGTAAGTAACCCTCATACATTGGATTGAGCTGCCTGGAGAAATTGAACAGGTTTGTTTGGAAACTTATTAAAGGCAAGGGGACAGTGGCAAGAAAAACTCAGTAAGAggtttaaatgtctttttaatgttgttaaatgacaCTGGCCCACAGGATTACCTGAGCGTGTTAAGCAGCTTGCGGGGTGGTGTGGCAAGCTCTCCGTCGCTGTATTTTTCAGGGTTAAGCAGGAAGCTGGATTGCAGCTGTTCCACAGAAGAGATGAGGCTGTGGAAACTGCCCAGCAGCTCCATGGGAACAGGTAGGGTGTTCTCTCCAGAGTCCTCCTGATAACATAAAACATGCAAGGTTTAATGCAATCAATCATAGTCAAGGCATCAATATTAATATGATACAAAAATTCTGTACATTTACCCAAATGATCCAATTACCAGATGACAAAtttagatacatttttttttctaaattaaatctatttgtactaatatttgtttatatgcaCAAGCAATGCAAAGTAAAATCTCTCTTGAAAGATGAAATTTGAGACCTACCTCATTTTTGGCACCATCTTCTTGCTGTCTGTCTTTCAGCTTTGCCAAATGACATAAAGATTTGATGGCCTCTTTAAAACCGGGACAGTAATATAAGACCTGGAATTTGTAAGAGGGGTGAACTGATTAATGAGATCCAAACTACTATAACACTGATATGCAGATATTGAAGGCAAAACACCACAGGCAAAACCAGCAATTTTGAGATTTCGGGCTATTATGCTTTCatgaaatatcttctttcagactggtgaaaacatccaaaatacacatttaagcatttattttattacactttatCTACATGCATCATTCATCATTCTGCAGATTTCAATTTCAatacaattatatttattttaaatgctgttttttcaaaatgatTCCCCCCACCCCCATCTCCACTACAGTAGTAATGTTAATATATAATTCACCTgatttatataacatttataatattttatcccTTATATATTTATGGGTGTTGAAAGTATTTCTGATTTATTA
Above is a genomic segment from Chanodichthys erythropterus isolate Z2021 chromosome 21, ASM2448905v1, whole genome shotgun sequence containing:
- the usp1 gene encoding ubiquitin carboxyl-terminal hydrolase 1 produces the protein MPGLHSEGGVVTAAGSPVKKSKLSLKFFQKKDTKRALDFSEAPAEDNSTAEPEETTNHDQVVPMPCPSSPLTCEKQENLVPFVGLNNLGNTCYLNSILQVLYYCPGFKEAIKSLCHLAKLKDRQQEDGAKNEEDSGENTLPVPMELLGSFHSLISSVEQLQSSFLLNPEKYSDGELATPPRKLLNTLRQLNPMYEGYLQHDAQEVLQCILASIQEACDTIKKEQMDNQKDSAMSNGTGETTHEDDGSSDGQLSGKRKSDTEAGNAKKKPKSQSKSKKNEENMPMTRSKRKSSSDISTESSDTNHRNGAEEREEKEQEKDIGSTTEEEKNDSPPKEVGKRTRRGKLGWLKPSGKQPSIFSKFRSMGRITSHVGGRGETKEKSDCSAQEKEEKEASENESRTQEVKQSLGKNEERSGLDVLKWMFQGQLVLRTRCLECECFTERREDFQDISVPVQEDETSSSDSSSEISPDPKPELKTLKWAISQFASVERIVGEDKYFCETCHHYTEAERSLLFDKTPEVITIHLKCFAANGSEMDPYAGLSKVNTPLQTPLKLSLHEWCTQPDSPDQSHHYELFAVVMHSGVTISSGHYTTYIRMMDLHQTNLRPQSQDEEQDRDREEDTKQKKEEAPQTDYDDGEVSFSLPSRGRNVARAGATSMSSKAGGKRCSEGVGLLGGQRSITSYELSNSKQTNPEKAPSLASRASNTLLQNAVKKENEEEGADAMGDETPVSFDLALRNLLDFEGKWMLFDDSEVRLFEEEDFLRACSPETCSTSTPYLLFYKRVSQ